In Stieleria varia, one genomic interval encodes:
- a CDS encoding IS91 family transposase: MRVGAASMVDASTCGQVQSVLAKLSLCRTHVLGGREYLCNDCGKSSSRYNSCGDRHCPQCSGSKRVDFNDKASKLILSGVAYYQVVFTLPSDLSELALANRNELADLLVSTAWKSLSKNIKSEQDYDPAAISVLHTWNQKLEAHWHVHMLVPGAGPSLSGDDWKEAKTPPGVRNSDGYYLVDSEKLKEDFRKRAIAKLRRLRRDGKLKLGGKFEYLQSDENWEVFVKNLESTQWVAYIQPPPRETSGGGEVVNYLTRYLTGGPISNHRITAADSDEVVFMAREGKRVGGEREQVPIKLSVPEFTRRWCLHIQPDQLTKSRYFGGWSNNRLAGYMARCQELLGTEPDVSETPTEAVDSMDSQWEPPSLPECAHCGSIELSLVCETPKPTWKELFWRESETCPEWYAERQRESHREFWTAHYGSDYYDWYLETQVEVAKETGPEPAKAIQMYLPGLTPGVSFEIESF; this comes from the coding sequence TTGCGGGTCGGTGCGGCGTCGATGGTCGACGCATCGACTTGCGGCCAAGTCCAGAGCGTGCTGGCGAAGCTGTCGCTTTGCCGCACGCATGTGCTTGGCGGTCGTGAGTATCTGTGCAACGACTGCGGTAAGAGCAGTTCACGGTACAACTCGTGCGGCGACCGCCACTGTCCCCAATGCAGTGGCAGCAAGCGAGTGGACTTCAATGACAAGGCGTCCAAGCTGATCCTATCCGGCGTGGCGTACTATCAAGTCGTCTTCACCCTGCCGAGCGATCTCTCCGAGTTGGCACTGGCCAACCGAAACGAGCTGGCGGACTTGTTGGTCAGTACGGCTTGGAAGAGTCTTTCGAAAAACATCAAGTCCGAGCAAGACTACGACCCGGCAGCGATCAGCGTATTGCACACCTGGAACCAAAAGCTGGAGGCACACTGGCATGTTCACATGCTGGTGCCCGGTGCCGGGCCGAGCTTGAGTGGCGATGACTGGAAAGAAGCCAAGACGCCGCCGGGGGTTCGCAATTCGGATGGTTACTATCTGGTCGACTCCGAGAAGTTGAAGGAAGACTTCCGTAAGCGGGCGATCGCGAAACTTCGTCGCTTGCGACGCGACGGCAAACTGAAGCTGGGCGGGAAGTTCGAGTACCTGCAAAGCGATGAGAACTGGGAGGTGTTCGTCAAGAACCTGGAGTCGACCCAATGGGTTGCCTACATCCAACCGCCGCCCAGAGAGACCAGTGGTGGCGGCGAAGTGGTCAACTACCTGACGCGTTACTTGACCGGCGGTCCGATCAGCAACCACCGCATCACCGCTGCGGACAGCGACGAGGTGGTCTTCATGGCCCGTGAAGGAAAACGTGTGGGCGGTGAGCGGGAACAAGTCCCGATCAAGCTATCAGTGCCCGAGTTCACCCGCCGCTGGTGTCTGCACATCCAACCGGACCAGTTGACCAAGTCTCGGTACTTTGGCGGTTGGAGCAACAACCGACTGGCAGGCTACATGGCTCGTTGTCAGGAGTTGCTGGGGACAGAGCCGGATGTCTCGGAAACGCCGACCGAAGCGGTCGATTCGATGGACTCGCAGTGGGAGCCTCCATCGTTGCCCGAGTGTGCGCACTGCGGGAGCATCGAGCTAAGTTTGGTGTGTGAAACGCCCAAGCCGACGTGGAAGGAGTTGTTCTGGCGAGAGAGTGAGACGTGTCCGGAGTGGTACGCGGAGCGCCAGCGGGAGTCACACCGAGAGTTCTGGACGGCCCACTACGGTTCGGATTATTACGACTGGTACCTGGAAACGCAGGTAGAAGTCGCAAAGGAAACGGGACCGGAACCGGCAAAAGCGATCCAGATGTACCTGCCTGGTTTGACACCGGGAGTGTCGTTCGAGATAGAATCTTTTTGA